A single Mytilus trossulus isolate FHL-02 chromosome 12, PNRI_Mtr1.1.1.hap1, whole genome shotgun sequence DNA region contains:
- the LOC134693198 gene encoding SUZ domain-containing protein 1-like, producing the protein MNTDESDLVGDVLDSWEELEDNTVLDKKLKEIKTSADEKKSFPAQGMVTDSSDRTQYQPQVKIMKRPTDTPSTNNDKRSNIPTKTLEQREAEYAEARLRILGPAYGNGDGNEEEPQEKSPEERVTQLFKELNTNNNCVEVLRQPKGPDGTPGFDFQR; encoded by the exons ATGAATACCGATGAATCAGATCTTGTTGGAGACGTTCTCGATAGTTGGGAAGAACTTGAAGATAACACG GTTTTGGACAAAAAGCTGAAGGAGATTAAGACATCAGCTGACGAGAA AAAGAGTTTTCCTGCACAAGGAATGGTAACAGATAGTAGTGATAGAACCCAATACCAACCACAAGTTAAGATAATGAAGAGACCAACTGACACACCATCtacaaataatgataaaag ATCAAATATACCAACAAAAACTTTAGAACAAAGAGAAGCTGAATATGCTGAAGCCAGACTACGTATTTTAGGACCAGCTTATGGTAACGGGGATGGAAATGAGGAGGAGCCTCAGGAAAAAAGTCCAGAGGAAAG AGTTACACAGCTGTTCAAAGAGTTAAACACCAATAACAATTGTGTTGAGGTATTACGTCAACCTAAAGGCCCAGATGGAACTCCAGGATTTGATTTCCAGAGATAA